One Pempheris klunzingeri isolate RE-2024b chromosome 22, fPemKlu1.hap1, whole genome shotgun sequence DNA segment encodes these proteins:
- the rerg gene encoding ras-related and estrogen-regulated growth inhibitor codes for MAKSPEVKLAVFGRAGVGKSALVVRFLTRRFIWEYDPTLESTYRHQANIDDEVVSMEILDTAGQEDIQQKEGHMRWGDGFVIVYDITDRVSFEEVAPLRSLLEEVKKPKNVPLVLVGNKSDLDHVRQVGTEEGERLAAEMACAFYECSACANEGGAVAEAFHELCREVRRRKAVQGKARRRSSTTHVKQAINKMLTKISS; via the exons CTTTGGTGGTGAGATTTCTGACCAGACGCTTCATCTGGGAGTACGACCCAACACTCG AATCAACATATCGTCACCAAGCCAACATTGACGATGAGGTTGTCTCCATGGAGATTCTGGATACTGCGGGGCAG GAGGACATCCAGCAGAAGGAGGGTCACATGCGTTGGGGTGACGGCTTCGTCATCGTATACGACATCACAGACCGAGTAAGCTTTGAGGAGGTGGCGCCGCTCCGAAGTCtcctggaggaggtgaagaagccAAAGAATGTCCCTCTAGTCCTTGTGGGCAACAAGTCCGATCTGGACCACGTCCGGCAGGTCGGCACCGAGGAAGGCGAGCGTCTGGCAGCCGAAATGGCGTGCGCCTTCTACGAATGTTCGGCATGTGCCAATGAGGGTGGCGCCGTGGCCGAGGCCTTCCACGAGCTGTGCCGCGAAGTGAGGCGCCGCAAGGCCGTGCAGGGCAAGGCGAGGCGCCGCAGCTCAACCACGCACGTCAAACAGGCCATCAACAAGATGCTGACCAAGATCAGCAGCTAG